Proteins encoded by one window of Melanotaenia boesemani isolate fMelBoe1 chromosome 10, fMelBoe1.pri, whole genome shotgun sequence:
- the mtss1la gene encoding MTSS I-BAR domain containing 2a isoform X1, with the protein MESVEKECGALGGLFQAIVNDMKGSYPVWEDFSAKATKLHSQLRTTILAAVAFLDAFQKVADMATNSRGATRDIGSALTRMCMRHRSIDAKLRHFTNVLMDGLITPLQDRMEEWKKTANQLDKDHAKEYKRSRQEIKRKSLDTIKLQKKARKELLGRGNLRPQLDSAMQDVSDLYLLMEETEKQAVRRALLEERGRYCSFINLLQPVVNVEIAMLGEITHLQAIVDDLTVLTEDPHKLPPASEQVIRDLKGSDYSWSYQTPPSSPSSTSSRKSSMCSLLQMPSAGAHRLSSVSSHDSGFVSQDANTHSKPPSPMPSDITSQNSTSSASSEASETCQSVSECNSPTAFGSCSSFGTFRPAFSHTGTIRPLSVILPASPTFNHSPGSNNPSPTSKVPSWKDWAKSSSCEPSLASTLQRRREPVDKMREMEAPPSPQGYRGVQADDPHRPRSGPGIITAKHGEPLSPAASTLAMVLTRGLSMEQQKSSRDSLQYSSGYSSQTNTPSCSEDTIPSQGSDYECYSLNGDADSEGQADFDKSSTIPRHSNIAQSYRRMIQTKRPASTAGIPAGKSLQGTSNGGAISSGTATIRRTPSSKTGVRRTPSTSGPIPIRPPIVPVKTPTVPDSPGYASPSHHRTGSEEFLYGDDPSPSDYMRASPKRMSLPDTAWGYGEGGGRVDRTVYTQQAPGMAAHSAEEDPLLAANRHSLVEKIGELAASAHALGEGQFPFSSLLPGDPAQCALQEPSSATQGDVDMLVTIRRGVKLRKTVTDDRSAPRILR; encoded by the exons GAGCCACCAGGGACATCGGATCAGCTCTGACAAGGATGTGCATGCGACACCGCAGCATTGACGCAAAATTACGCCACTTCACCAA TGTCCTCATGGACGGCCTGATTACGCCACTCCAAGACAGGATGGAGGAATGGAAGAAGACAGCTAATCAGCTGGACAAAGACCATGCCAAAG AATACAAGAGATCTCGCCAGGAAATCAAAAGGAAGTCGTTAGATACAATAAAACTCCAGAAAAAAGCTAgaaaag AGCTTCTAG GCCGGGGAAACCTGCGCCCTCAGCTGGACAGTGCCATGCAGGACGTCAGCGACTTGTACCTGCTGATGGAGGAGACGGAGAAGCAGGCCGTGCGAAGAGCGCTTCTGGAGGAGAGAGGCCGTTACTGTTCATTCATCAACTTACTTCAACCTGTGGTG AATGTGGAGATTGCCATGTTGGGAGAGATAACGCATTTACAAGCCATTGTTGACGAcctcactgtgttaactgaagACCCACATAAGCTGCCCCCGGCCAGCGAGCAG GTTATCCGAGACCTGAAAGGCTCTGATTATAGCTGGTCCTACCAGACCCCTCCTTCCTCCCCAAGTAGCACCAGCTCCAGAAAAAGCAGCATGTGCAG CCTGCTCCAGATGCCCTCAGCAGGAGCCCATCGGCTCAGCAGCGTCTCCTCCCACGACTCCGGCTTCGTTTCCCAGGATGCCAACACCCATTCTAAGCCTCCGTCGCCCATGCCCTCTGATATCACCAGCCAG AATTCAACAAGCTCAGCCTCTTCTGAGGCTTCAGAAACCTGCCAGTCTGTCAGCGAGTGCAACTCTCCTACAGCG TTTGGCTCATGCTCATCCTTCGGTACCTTCCGCCCTGCTTTCTCTCACACTGGCACCATCAGACCTCTATCTGTCATACTTCCTGCGTCCCCCACATTTAACCACTCCCCCGGATCCAACAACCCCTCACCCACATCAAAGGTTCCTAGCTGgaag gactGGGCCAAGTCGAGTTCCTGTGAGCCATCGTTGGCCAGCACTCTGCAGCGCAGGAGGGAGCCTGTGGATAAGATGAGAGAAATGGAGGCTCCACCCAGTCCTCAGGGATACCGCGGGGTGCAAGCAGATGATCCGCACCGGCCGAGAAGTGGACCAGGAATTATTACAGCAAAG CATGGAGAGCCTCTTTCACCAGCAGCCAGCACTTTAGCCATGGTTCTGACCAGAGGCTTGAGTATGGAGCAACAGAAAAGCAGCAGGGACTCTCTGCAGTACTCCAGTGGCTACAGCTCCCAGACCAACACCCCCTCCTGTTCTGAAGACACCATACCCTCACAAG GTTCTGACTATGAGTGCTACTCTCTCAATGGCGATGCTGACAGTGAAGGGCAAGCAGACTTTGACAAGTCTTCCACCATCCCACGCCACAGTAATATTGCTCAGAGCTACCGCCGCATGATCCAAACCAAGAGGCCTGCAAGCACAGCAGGTATACCTGCAGGTAAGAGCCTGCAGGGAACTTCTAACGGTGGAGCCATTTCCTCTGGGACAGCCACTATTCGCAGGACGCCATCCTCCAAAACGGGTGTGAGGCGAACACCGTCCACATCTGGCCCTATTCCCATCCGGCCCCCTATTGTGCCGGTTAAAACCCCCACAGTGCCAGACTCTCCAGGGTACGCTAGTCCGTCCCATCATCGTACAGGCAGTGAGGAGTTTCTATATGGAGATGACCCATCGCCTAGTGATTACATGAGGGCTTCTCCAAAGCGGATGAGTCTCCCTGACACAGCTTGGGGCtatggagaaggaggaggaagggtaGACAGGACTGTTTATACCCAGCAGGCCCCTGGCATGGCCGCCCACAGTGCAGAGGAGGACCCTCTGCTTGCTGCCAACCGTCACAGCCTGGTGGAAAAGATAGGAGAGCTGGCAGCCAGCGCCCACGCCCTCGGTGAGGGTCAGTTCCCATTCTCCAGCCTGCTACCAGGGGATCCAGCTCAGTGTGCACTCCAGGAGCCGTCCTCTGCGACTCAAGGGGATGTGGATATGCTGGTGACCATACGCCGGGGGGTGAAGCTGCGCAAAACAGTAACTGATGACAGGTCAGCTCCCAGGATCCTTCGGTAG
- the mtss1la gene encoding MTSS I-BAR domain containing 2a isoform X3: MESVEKECGALGGLFQAIVNDMKGSYPVWEDFSAKATKLHSQLRTTILAAVAFLDAFQKVADMATNSRGATRDIGSALTRMCMRHRSIDAKLRHFTNVLMDGLITPLQDRMEEWKKTANQLDKDHAKEYKRSRQEIKRKSLDTIKLQKKARKELLGRGNLRPQLDSAMQDVSDLYLLMEETEKQAVRRALLEERGRYCSFINLLQPVVNVEIAMLGEITHLQAIVDDLTVLTEDPHKLPPASEQVIRDLKGSDYSWSYQTPPSSPSSTSSRKSSMCSLLQMPSAGAHRLSSVSSHDSGFVSQDANTHSKPPSPMPSDITSQNSTSSASSEASETCQSVSECNSPTADWAKSSSCEPSLASTLQRRREPVDKMREMEAPPSPQGYRGVQADDPHRPRSGPGIITAKHGEPLSPAASTLAMVLTRGLSMEQQKSSRDSLQYSSGYSSQTNTPSCSEDTIPSQGSDYECYSLNGDADSEGQADFDKSSTIPRHSNIAQSYRRMIQTKRPASTAGIPAGKSLQGTSNGGAISSGTATIRRTPSSKTGVRRTPSTSGPIPIRPPIVPVKTPTVPDSPGYASPSHHRTGSEEFLYGDDPSPSDYMRASPKRMSLPDTAWGYGEGGGRVDRTVYTQQAPGMAAHSAEEDPLLAANRHSLVEKIGELAASAHALGEGQFPFSSLLPGDPAQCALQEPSSATQGDVDMLVTIRRGVKLRKTVTDDRSAPRILR; encoded by the exons GAGCCACCAGGGACATCGGATCAGCTCTGACAAGGATGTGCATGCGACACCGCAGCATTGACGCAAAATTACGCCACTTCACCAA TGTCCTCATGGACGGCCTGATTACGCCACTCCAAGACAGGATGGAGGAATGGAAGAAGACAGCTAATCAGCTGGACAAAGACCATGCCAAAG AATACAAGAGATCTCGCCAGGAAATCAAAAGGAAGTCGTTAGATACAATAAAACTCCAGAAAAAAGCTAgaaaag AGCTTCTAG GCCGGGGAAACCTGCGCCCTCAGCTGGACAGTGCCATGCAGGACGTCAGCGACTTGTACCTGCTGATGGAGGAGACGGAGAAGCAGGCCGTGCGAAGAGCGCTTCTGGAGGAGAGAGGCCGTTACTGTTCATTCATCAACTTACTTCAACCTGTGGTG AATGTGGAGATTGCCATGTTGGGAGAGATAACGCATTTACAAGCCATTGTTGACGAcctcactgtgttaactgaagACCCACATAAGCTGCCCCCGGCCAGCGAGCAG GTTATCCGAGACCTGAAAGGCTCTGATTATAGCTGGTCCTACCAGACCCCTCCTTCCTCCCCAAGTAGCACCAGCTCCAGAAAAAGCAGCATGTGCAG CCTGCTCCAGATGCCCTCAGCAGGAGCCCATCGGCTCAGCAGCGTCTCCTCCCACGACTCCGGCTTCGTTTCCCAGGATGCCAACACCCATTCTAAGCCTCCGTCGCCCATGCCCTCTGATATCACCAGCCAG AATTCAACAAGCTCAGCCTCTTCTGAGGCTTCAGAAACCTGCCAGTCTGTCAGCGAGTGCAACTCTCCTACAGCG gactGGGCCAAGTCGAGTTCCTGTGAGCCATCGTTGGCCAGCACTCTGCAGCGCAGGAGGGAGCCTGTGGATAAGATGAGAGAAATGGAGGCTCCACCCAGTCCTCAGGGATACCGCGGGGTGCAAGCAGATGATCCGCACCGGCCGAGAAGTGGACCAGGAATTATTACAGCAAAG CATGGAGAGCCTCTTTCACCAGCAGCCAGCACTTTAGCCATGGTTCTGACCAGAGGCTTGAGTATGGAGCAACAGAAAAGCAGCAGGGACTCTCTGCAGTACTCCAGTGGCTACAGCTCCCAGACCAACACCCCCTCCTGTTCTGAAGACACCATACCCTCACAAG GTTCTGACTATGAGTGCTACTCTCTCAATGGCGATGCTGACAGTGAAGGGCAAGCAGACTTTGACAAGTCTTCCACCATCCCACGCCACAGTAATATTGCTCAGAGCTACCGCCGCATGATCCAAACCAAGAGGCCTGCAAGCACAGCAGGTATACCTGCAGGTAAGAGCCTGCAGGGAACTTCTAACGGTGGAGCCATTTCCTCTGGGACAGCCACTATTCGCAGGACGCCATCCTCCAAAACGGGTGTGAGGCGAACACCGTCCACATCTGGCCCTATTCCCATCCGGCCCCCTATTGTGCCGGTTAAAACCCCCACAGTGCCAGACTCTCCAGGGTACGCTAGTCCGTCCCATCATCGTACAGGCAGTGAGGAGTTTCTATATGGAGATGACCCATCGCCTAGTGATTACATGAGGGCTTCTCCAAAGCGGATGAGTCTCCCTGACACAGCTTGGGGCtatggagaaggaggaggaagggtaGACAGGACTGTTTATACCCAGCAGGCCCCTGGCATGGCCGCCCACAGTGCAGAGGAGGACCCTCTGCTTGCTGCCAACCGTCACAGCCTGGTGGAAAAGATAGGAGAGCTGGCAGCCAGCGCCCACGCCCTCGGTGAGGGTCAGTTCCCATTCTCCAGCCTGCTACCAGGGGATCCAGCTCAGTGTGCACTCCAGGAGCCGTCCTCTGCGACTCAAGGGGATGTGGATATGCTGGTGACCATACGCCGGGGGGTGAAGCTGCGCAAAACAGTAACTGATGACAGGTCAGCTCCCAGGATCCTTCGGTAG
- the mtss1la gene encoding MTSS I-BAR domain containing 2a isoform X2, which produces MESVEKECGALGGLFQAIVNDMKGSYPVWEDFSAKATKLHSQLRTTILAAVAFLDAFQKVADMATNSRGATRDIGSALTRMCMRHRSIDAKLRHFTNVLMDGLITPLQDRMEEWKKTANQLDKDHAKEYKRSRQEIKRKSLDTIKLQKKARKGRGNLRPQLDSAMQDVSDLYLLMEETEKQAVRRALLEERGRYCSFINLLQPVVNVEIAMLGEITHLQAIVDDLTVLTEDPHKLPPASEQVIRDLKGSDYSWSYQTPPSSPSSTSSRKSSMCSLLQMPSAGAHRLSSVSSHDSGFVSQDANTHSKPPSPMPSDITSQNSTSSASSEASETCQSVSECNSPTAFGSCSSFGTFRPAFSHTGTIRPLSVILPASPTFNHSPGSNNPSPTSKVPSWKDWAKSSSCEPSLASTLQRRREPVDKMREMEAPPSPQGYRGVQADDPHRPRSGPGIITAKHGEPLSPAASTLAMVLTRGLSMEQQKSSRDSLQYSSGYSSQTNTPSCSEDTIPSQGSDYECYSLNGDADSEGQADFDKSSTIPRHSNIAQSYRRMIQTKRPASTAGIPAGKSLQGTSNGGAISSGTATIRRTPSSKTGVRRTPSTSGPIPIRPPIVPVKTPTVPDSPGYASPSHHRTGSEEFLYGDDPSPSDYMRASPKRMSLPDTAWGYGEGGGRVDRTVYTQQAPGMAAHSAEEDPLLAANRHSLVEKIGELAASAHALGEGQFPFSSLLPGDPAQCALQEPSSATQGDVDMLVTIRRGVKLRKTVTDDRSAPRILR; this is translated from the exons GAGCCACCAGGGACATCGGATCAGCTCTGACAAGGATGTGCATGCGACACCGCAGCATTGACGCAAAATTACGCCACTTCACCAA TGTCCTCATGGACGGCCTGATTACGCCACTCCAAGACAGGATGGAGGAATGGAAGAAGACAGCTAATCAGCTGGACAAAGACCATGCCAAAG AATACAAGAGATCTCGCCAGGAAATCAAAAGGAAGTCGTTAGATACAATAAAACTCCAGAAAAAAGCTAgaaaag GCCGGGGAAACCTGCGCCCTCAGCTGGACAGTGCCATGCAGGACGTCAGCGACTTGTACCTGCTGATGGAGGAGACGGAGAAGCAGGCCGTGCGAAGAGCGCTTCTGGAGGAGAGAGGCCGTTACTGTTCATTCATCAACTTACTTCAACCTGTGGTG AATGTGGAGATTGCCATGTTGGGAGAGATAACGCATTTACAAGCCATTGTTGACGAcctcactgtgttaactgaagACCCACATAAGCTGCCCCCGGCCAGCGAGCAG GTTATCCGAGACCTGAAAGGCTCTGATTATAGCTGGTCCTACCAGACCCCTCCTTCCTCCCCAAGTAGCACCAGCTCCAGAAAAAGCAGCATGTGCAG CCTGCTCCAGATGCCCTCAGCAGGAGCCCATCGGCTCAGCAGCGTCTCCTCCCACGACTCCGGCTTCGTTTCCCAGGATGCCAACACCCATTCTAAGCCTCCGTCGCCCATGCCCTCTGATATCACCAGCCAG AATTCAACAAGCTCAGCCTCTTCTGAGGCTTCAGAAACCTGCCAGTCTGTCAGCGAGTGCAACTCTCCTACAGCG TTTGGCTCATGCTCATCCTTCGGTACCTTCCGCCCTGCTTTCTCTCACACTGGCACCATCAGACCTCTATCTGTCATACTTCCTGCGTCCCCCACATTTAACCACTCCCCCGGATCCAACAACCCCTCACCCACATCAAAGGTTCCTAGCTGgaag gactGGGCCAAGTCGAGTTCCTGTGAGCCATCGTTGGCCAGCACTCTGCAGCGCAGGAGGGAGCCTGTGGATAAGATGAGAGAAATGGAGGCTCCACCCAGTCCTCAGGGATACCGCGGGGTGCAAGCAGATGATCCGCACCGGCCGAGAAGTGGACCAGGAATTATTACAGCAAAG CATGGAGAGCCTCTTTCACCAGCAGCCAGCACTTTAGCCATGGTTCTGACCAGAGGCTTGAGTATGGAGCAACAGAAAAGCAGCAGGGACTCTCTGCAGTACTCCAGTGGCTACAGCTCCCAGACCAACACCCCCTCCTGTTCTGAAGACACCATACCCTCACAAG GTTCTGACTATGAGTGCTACTCTCTCAATGGCGATGCTGACAGTGAAGGGCAAGCAGACTTTGACAAGTCTTCCACCATCCCACGCCACAGTAATATTGCTCAGAGCTACCGCCGCATGATCCAAACCAAGAGGCCTGCAAGCACAGCAGGTATACCTGCAGGTAAGAGCCTGCAGGGAACTTCTAACGGTGGAGCCATTTCCTCTGGGACAGCCACTATTCGCAGGACGCCATCCTCCAAAACGGGTGTGAGGCGAACACCGTCCACATCTGGCCCTATTCCCATCCGGCCCCCTATTGTGCCGGTTAAAACCCCCACAGTGCCAGACTCTCCAGGGTACGCTAGTCCGTCCCATCATCGTACAGGCAGTGAGGAGTTTCTATATGGAGATGACCCATCGCCTAGTGATTACATGAGGGCTTCTCCAAAGCGGATGAGTCTCCCTGACACAGCTTGGGGCtatggagaaggaggaggaagggtaGACAGGACTGTTTATACCCAGCAGGCCCCTGGCATGGCCGCCCACAGTGCAGAGGAGGACCCTCTGCTTGCTGCCAACCGTCACAGCCTGGTGGAAAAGATAGGAGAGCTGGCAGCCAGCGCCCACGCCCTCGGTGAGGGTCAGTTCCCATTCTCCAGCCTGCTACCAGGGGATCCAGCTCAGTGTGCACTCCAGGAGCCGTCCTCTGCGACTCAAGGGGATGTGGATATGCTGGTGACCATACGCCGGGGGGTGAAGCTGCGCAAAACAGTAACTGATGACAGGTCAGCTCCCAGGATCCTTCGGTAG